From Salmo salar chromosome ssa04, Ssal_v3.1, whole genome shotgun sequence, one genomic window encodes:
- the LOC123742385 gene encoding uncharacterized protein isoform X7, with translation MLSEELKPNTSEKPSENPVTPGPVEPRAEMVSAQPVPEVTASAHDEEFFMEFSLPPEYAEASSSIHKPKPPAYAEVIRGSTTMHLYEDSDPETYFDCKQGVSDFFETEPDELKKRERSGVGRTQGQASHSGALGRKYQKPTALPGCSAVRKHERGVLLSSGSEDYEDAPYDDIKEESEELAQSPGTHRDDSAFYQAPQELRPLRAADDDDSLDRQDEMTDIPPQTVTEEHYTDQHGHTVVRKVTRKVNRQVMSSEGSQREEVRVEGGAPPGEEGDGYSRVVERTVLRSHRDHSEVTFSERDSDSVWGEEESAEGREVSRVERNAVVVEGDWTETHHGDPTLTSDLPTARDDFTQGQDV, from the exons ATGCTCTCTGAAGAGCTCAAGCCAAATACCAGTGAGAAACCATCAGAGAATCCAGTCACCCCTGGTCCAGTAGAACCCAGGGCAGAGATGGTATCAGCTCAACCCGTTCCAGAGGTTACAGCATCAGCCCATGATGAAGAGTTCTTCATGGAGTTCAGCCTCCCTCCTGAGTATGCTGAGGCATCCTCCTCTATCCACAAACCCAAGCCTCCGGCCTACGCAGAAGTCATACGAGGAAGCACCACCATGCACTTATACGAAGACTCTGACCCGGAGACTTACTTTGACTGCAAACAGGGTGTCTCAGACTTCTTCGAGACGGAACCTGACGAACTGAAGAAGAGGGAAAGGTCAGGGGTCGGCCGAACCCAAGGACAAGCGTCCCATTCAGGAGCCCTGGGGAGAAAGTACCAGAAGCCGACGGCGCTTCCGGGTTGCTCCGCAGTGCGCAAACACGAGCGTGGAGTCCTGCTGTCCTCAGGGAGTGAGGATTATGAAGACGCACCTTATGATGACATCAAGGAAGAGAGCGAAGAGCTGGCCCAATCTCCCGGCACACACAGAGACGACTCAGCCTTTTACCAGGCTCCTCAGGAGCTTCGTCCTCTCAGAGCAGCAGATGATGATGACTCCCTGGACAGG caggaTGAGATGACAGACATCCCTCCTCAGACCGTGACAGAGGAGCATTACACAGATCAACATGGACACACGGTGGTCAGAAAG GTTACTCGTAAGGTGAACCGCCAGGTGATGTCAAGTGAGGGGTCgcagagggaggaggtgagggtggaGGGGGGTGCCCCCccaggggaggagggggacggATACTCCAGAGTGGTCGAGAGGACCGTGCTGAGGAGCCACAGAGATCACTCAGAG GTGACATTTTCTGAGCGTGACTCTGACTCAGTGTGGGGTGAGGAGGAATCAGCTGAAGGTCGCGAGGTCAGCCGTGTGGAGCGGAAcgcggtggtggtggagggggattGGACCGAGACGCACCACGGTGACCccaccctgacctctgacctccccACGGCCCGGGACGACTTCACACAG ggCCAAGATGTGTAA
- the LOC123742385 gene encoding ankyrin-2 isoform X5, with protein sequence MLSEELKPNTSEKPSENPVTPGPVEPRAEMVSAQPVPEVTASAHDEEFFMEFSLPPEYAEASSSIHKPKPPAYAEVIRGSTTMHLYEDSDPETYFDCKQGVSDFFETEPDELKKRERSGVGRTQGQASHSGALGRKYQKPTALPGCSAVRKHERGVLLSSGSEDYEDAPYDDIKEESEELAQSPGTHRDDSAFYQAPQELRPLRAADDDDSLDREVAVEVGEMTSDEEEFLTSRVVRRRVIIQQDEMTDIPPQTVTEEHYTDQHGHTVVRKVTRKVNRQVMSSEGSQREEVRVEGGAPPGEEGDGYSRVVERTVLRSHRDHSEVRVELGAPPEVTFSERDSDSVWGEEESAEGREVSRVERNAVVVEGDWTETHHGDPTLTSDLPTARDDFTQGQDV encoded by the exons ATGCTCTCTGAAGAGCTCAAGCCAAATACCAGTGAGAAACCATCAGAGAATCCAGTCACCCCTGGTCCAGTAGAACCCAGGGCAGAGATGGTATCAGCTCAACCCGTTCCAGAGGTTACAGCATCAGCCCATGATGAAGAGTTCTTCATGGAGTTCAGCCTCCCTCCTGAGTATGCTGAGGCATCCTCCTCTATCCACAAACCCAAGCCTCCGGCCTACGCAGAAGTCATACGAGGAAGCACCACCATGCACTTATACGAAGACTCTGACCCGGAGACTTACTTTGACTGCAAACAGGGTGTCTCAGACTTCTTCGAGACGGAACCTGACGAACTGAAGAAGAGGGAAAGGTCAGGGGTCGGCCGAACCCAAGGACAAGCGTCCCATTCAGGAGCCCTGGGGAGAAAGTACCAGAAGCCGACGGCGCTTCCGGGTTGCTCCGCAGTGCGCAAACACGAGCGTGGAGTCCTGCTGTCCTCAGGGAGTGAGGATTATGAAGACGCACCTTATGATGACATCAAGGAAGAGAGCGAAGAGCTGGCCCAATCTCCCGGCACACACAGAGACGACTCAGCCTTTTACCAGGCTCCTCAGGAGCTTCGTCCTCTCAGAGCAGCAGATGATGATGACTCCCTGGACAGG GAGGTAGCTGTGGAGGTGGGTGAGATGACTTCTGATGAGGAGGAGTTCCTGACCTCCAGAGTAGTACGGAGGAGGGTTATCATCCAG caggaTGAGATGACAGACATCCCTCCTCAGACCGTGACAGAGGAGCATTACACAGATCAACATGGACACACGGTGGTCAGAAAG GTTACTCGTAAGGTGAACCGCCAGGTGATGTCAAGTGAGGGGTCgcagagggaggaggtgagggtggaGGGGGGTGCCCCCccaggggaggagggggacggATACTCCAGAGTGGTCGAGAGGACCGTGCTGAGGAGCCACAGAGATCACTCAGAGGTGAGGGTGGAGCTGGGTGCCCCCCCAGAG GTGACATTTTCTGAGCGTGACTCTGACTCAGTGTGGGGTGAGGAGGAATCAGCTGAAGGTCGCGAGGTCAGCCGTGTGGAGCGGAAcgcggtggtggtggagggggattGGACCGAGACGCACCACGGTGACCccaccctgacctctgacctccccACGGCCCGGGACGACTTCACACAG ggCCAAGATGTGTAA